One region of Niallia sp. Man26 genomic DNA includes:
- a CDS encoding G5 and 3D domain-containing protein, producing the protein MKSLFSKSLSRKKWPIIIASFIVFLSGLGFVVYESTKKTVALSLDGKEKVIETHSSTIQDIFDELDIAIRSEDEVFPTLDTRVADEMEVVWKQAKQVELSKDDEKKTVWTTAETVKEFLEEQKISLNEHDKINQKQNKHIKNNMEIVVHTAFPVTLVDAGSKKELWSTSTTVADFLKQQEISLTKLDRVEPDLKEVVNKKDVVEITRIEKVTDVVEQPINYAVVTQKDDSLEKGTEKVLKEGKNGLKSKTFEVTLENGKEVSRELLSEKEVKEKQDKVVAVGTIEVTQIASRGEDASEEGTELYVNSTAYTASCNGCSGHTATGIDLKSNPNAKVIAVDPSVIPLGTKVYVEGYGYAVAGDTGGAVKGKKIDVFFPTKAEAYRWGNKQVRIKILK; encoded by the coding sequence ATGAAAAGCCTGTTTTCCAAGTCTTTGAGCAGAAAGAAATGGCCCATTATTATTGCTAGCTTCATAGTTTTTCTAAGTGGTTTAGGATTTGTTGTTTACGAATCAACGAAAAAAACTGTGGCGCTGTCATTAGATGGGAAAGAGAAGGTCATCGAAACGCACTCATCCACTATTCAAGATATATTTGATGAACTTGATATTGCCATACGCTCAGAAGATGAGGTGTTTCCCACGTTAGACACAAGAGTGGCTGACGAGATGGAGGTTGTTTGGAAGCAAGCAAAACAGGTTGAATTGAGCAAAGACGACGAGAAGAAAACGGTATGGACAACAGCAGAAACGGTTAAGGAGTTTCTCGAGGAACAAAAAATCTCTTTGAATGAACACGATAAGATCAATCAAAAGCAGAATAAGCATATAAAGAACAATATGGAGATTGTTGTACATACTGCATTTCCAGTTACACTAGTAGACGCAGGATCGAAAAAAGAACTATGGTCCACTTCGACTACGGTCGCTGACTTTTTAAAACAACAGGAGATATCACTTACGAAATTAGACCGAGTTGAACCAGATCTAAAGGAAGTAGTGAACAAGAAGGACGTTGTAGAAATTACACGTATAGAAAAGGTCACCGATGTAGTGGAACAACCGATTAATTATGCTGTTGTTACCCAAAAGGATGATAGCCTTGAAAAGGGAACAGAAAAGGTACTAAAGGAAGGTAAAAACGGTCTAAAGTCTAAAACCTTCGAAGTTACTCTAGAAAACGGCAAAGAAGTTTCGAGAGAACTGCTTAGTGAAAAAGAAGTTAAGGAAAAACAGGACAAAGTAGTTGCAGTAGGCACAATTGAAGTTACGCAAATTGCTTCCCGCGGTGAAGATGCCAGCGAAGAAGGCACAGAACTTTACGTTAACTCAACAGCTTATACAGCCAGCTGCAATGGATGCTCGGGACATACTGCTACTGGAATTGACCTCAAATCAAATCCGAATGCAAAAGTAATTGCGGTTGACCCAAGTGTTATTCCGTTAGGAACAAAGGTATATGTTGAAGGCTACGGATACGCGGTAGCCGGTGATACAGGCGGTGCTGTGAAAGGTAAGAAAATCGACGTCTTTTTCCCGACGAAGGCAGAAGCCTATCGATGGGGAAATAAACAGGTAAGAATTAAGATTTTGAAGTAA
- the rnmV gene encoding ribonuclease M5: MKLREIIVVEGRDDTTAVKRAVDADTIETNGSAINKATIEAIKLANETRGVIILTDPDFPGQKIRNTIEKHIPNCKHAFIAKEKALHKHGKGVGVEHASVEVIREALKEAHHMEESIIEQITKEDLLDAQLIGGPGSKERREKLGKILKIGYTNGKQLHKRLMMFNISKQDFAAAVNAIWQEEKDV, from the coding sequence ATGAAACTTAGAGAAATCATTGTAGTGGAAGGAAGAGATGACACTACCGCTGTCAAAAGAGCAGTCGATGCTGATACAATTGAAACAAATGGTTCTGCCATCAATAAGGCAACAATTGAGGCAATAAAGCTGGCTAATGAAACGAGAGGAGTCATAATACTGACTGATCCAGACTTTCCTGGCCAAAAAATAAGAAATACAATAGAAAAGCACATACCTAATTGTAAACATGCATTCATTGCAAAGGAAAAGGCATTGCATAAGCATGGAAAGGGTGTTGGTGTAGAACATGCCTCAGTGGAAGTGATTAGAGAGGCGCTCAAAGAAGCCCATCACATGGAAGAAAGCATTATAGAGCAAATTACTAAAGAGGACTTACTAGATGCACAGCTGATTGGCGGACCTGGATCGAAGGAGCGAAGAGAAAAGCTGGGCAAGATATTAAAAATAGGGTATACAAATGGCAAACAGCTTCATAAAAGGCTGATGATGTTTAACATCTCCAAGCAGGACTTTGCAGCAGCGGTTAATGCTATTTGGCAGGAGGAAAAAGATGTATAA
- the rsmA gene encoding 16S rRNA (adenine(1518)-N(6)/adenine(1519)-N(6))-dimethyltransferase RsmA, translating into MYKDIATPVRTKAILEKYGFSFKKSLGQNFLIDTNILRNIVDHAELSESSGAIEVGPGIGALTEQLAKRAKKVVAYEIDQRLLPILSETLEPYPNAKVIHSDVLKANVKEMIEEEFAGIDDIMLVANLPYYVTTPIIMKILEENLPLRGIVVMLQKEVADRISARPSTKEYGSLSIAIQYYTVPEVVMIVPKTVFVPQPNVDSAVIRLTIREKPLVAVKSEEFFFRVTRASFAQRRKTILNNLTSQLENGKEKKEAIIAALETAGIEPSRRGESLSIEEFAALSDALYDSF; encoded by the coding sequence ATGTATAAAGATATAGCAACACCAGTAAGAACAAAAGCTATCTTAGAGAAATATGGATTTTCTTTTAAAAAGAGTCTTGGTCAAAACTTTTTAATTGATACGAATATATTAAGAAATATTGTAGACCATGCAGAGTTGTCGGAGTCTTCAGGTGCAATTGAGGTTGGACCAGGAATTGGTGCATTAACAGAACAGCTGGCAAAGCGTGCAAAAAAAGTTGTTGCCTATGAGATTGACCAGCGTCTGTTGCCTATTTTGAGCGAAACGCTTGAGCCATATCCGAATGCTAAGGTGATCCATTCGGACGTACTGAAGGCAAATGTAAAGGAAATGATTGAGGAAGAATTCGCAGGTATTGATGATATTATGCTTGTGGCTAACTTACCTTATTATGTAACTACTCCAATCATTATGAAAATTTTGGAGGAGAACTTGCCGCTGCGCGGAATTGTCGTGATGCTCCAAAAGGAAGTAGCTGACCGTATATCAGCTCGTCCAAGTACGAAGGAATATGGTTCCCTATCAATAGCGATTCAATATTACACAGTTCCAGAGGTTGTAATGATCGTGCCTAAGACAGTATTTGTACCACAACCGAATGTCGATTCTGCTGTTATCAGGCTGACGATTAGGGAAAAGCCTTTAGTTGCAGTTAAAAGTGAGGAATTCTTCTTCCGAGTGACTAGAGCTAGCTTTGCTCAACGGAGAAAAACCATTTTAAATAATTTAACAAGCCAGCTTGAAAATGGTAAGGAGAAAAAAGAAGCGATTATAGCTGCCCTTGAAACTGCTGGAATTGAGCCTTCCAGACGAGGAGAATCTCTTTCTATTGAAGAATTTGCTGCACTTAGCGATGCGCTGTATGATTCGTTTTAA
- the yabG gene encoding sporulation peptidase YabG — protein MSINIMDIVGRKSYHCDLAFRIIDIKEENGRKYAVLYGEDFRLIADAPFDDLISINKPMQRKMAQEIQFLEEQSLALFRQDVNLLKRKQEYSSTDAYSKPINYFQMPGKVLHLDGDPNYLKKCLDLYEKIGIPVTGVHSNEKEMPGKIGKLLEYYRPDILVVTGHDAYSKSLGDKKDINAYRHSKYFVQTVMEARRRVPHLDQLVIFAGACQSHFESLIHAGANFASSPSRVNIHALDPVYIVAKISYTPFMERVNVWDVLRNTLTGEKGLGGIETKGVLRTGMPFNTNASE, from the coding sequence GTGAGCATAAACATCATGGATATCGTCGGCAGAAAATCCTATCATTGTGATTTAGCTTTTCGAATTATTGATATAAAGGAAGAAAATGGACGCAAATATGCTGTTTTGTATGGGGAGGATTTCCGTCTCATTGCAGACGCTCCTTTTGATGACTTAATTTCTATCAATAAGCCGATGCAGAGAAAGATGGCGCAAGAGATTCAATTTTTAGAGGAACAATCATTAGCACTATTTAGGCAGGATGTAAACCTGCTGAAAAGGAAACAGGAGTATTCTTCTACAGATGCTTACAGTAAACCAATTAACTATTTTCAAATGCCTGGGAAGGTATTGCATTTGGATGGAGATCCTAACTACTTGAAGAAATGCCTTGATCTATATGAAAAAATAGGAATTCCTGTAACGGGGGTTCATTCTAATGAGAAGGAAATGCCGGGTAAAATCGGGAAGCTCCTTGAGTATTATCGGCCGGATATACTTGTAGTAACCGGCCATGATGCTTATTCTAAGTCATTAGGAGACAAGAAGGACATAAATGCGTACCGCCATTCTAAATATTTTGTGCAAACAGTTATGGAAGCAAGGCGGAGAGTTCCACATCTGGATCAGCTTGTAATTTTCGCAGGAGCTTGCCAATCGCACTTTGAATCCCTTATACATGCAGGAGCAAACTTTGCAAGCTCTCCTTCAAGGGTCAATATTCATGCTCTAGATCCTGTGTATATTGTAGCGAAAATAAGCTATACACCATTCATGGAAAGGGTAAACGTTTGGGATGTGCTGCGAAATACGCTCACAGGGGAAAAAGGGCTTGGTGGTATTGAAACAAAGGGAGTGCTGCGCACAGGCATGCCGTTTAACACGAATGCATCTGAATAG
- a CDS encoding biofilm formation stimulator Veg: MAKTLSDIKKALDSNLGKRLMLKANGGRRKTIERSGVLAETYPSVFVVELDQDENAFERVSYSYADVLTETVQITFYEDTSGQVALS; encoded by the coding sequence ATGGCAAAAACATTATCAGATATAAAAAAAGCTCTTGATTCGAATTTAGGGAAAAGATTGATGCTGAAGGCTAATGGCGGTCGTCGTAAAACGATTGAACGTTCAGGTGTATTGGCTGAAACATATCCCTCTGTGTTTGTGGTAGAGTTAGATCAGGATGAAAATGCATTTGAACGGGTATCGTACAGTTATGCAGATGTTTTAACAGAAACGGTTCAAATTACCTTCTATGAAGATACATCAGGACAAGTTGCTCTAAGCTAA
- a CDS encoding small, acid-soluble spore protein, alpha/beta type, with product MSRRRGIMSEGLKEEIAKELGFYDVVQKDGWGGIRAKDAGNMVKRAIEIAEQSLLNNQK from the coding sequence TTGAGTAGACGAAGAGGAATTATGTCAGAAGGGCTAAAAGAAGAAATTGCAAAAGAACTAGGTTTTTATGATGTTGTCCAAAAGGATGGATGGGGCGGCATCCGAGCTAAGGATGCTGGGAACATGGTCAAGAGGGCAATTGAAATCGCTGAGCAGAGTCTTCTAAATAATCAAAAGTGA
- the ispE gene encoding 4-(cytidine 5'-diphospho)-2-C-methyl-D-erythritol kinase — translation MKLLVKAPAKINLSLDVLSKRPDGYHEVEMIMTTIDLADRIELILEEKDSIKINSLNRFVPDDQRNLAYQAANLLKKKFNVKKGVTIKIEKNIPVAAGLAGGSSDAAAVLRGLNKLWDLQLTLDELAEIGAEIGSDVSFCVYGGTALATGRGEMIKEIPAPPICWVVLAKPFIGVSTADIYKKLNVSQINHPDTEGMIECIRTGDYEAMCNNVGNVLEDVTLNLYPEVAQIKDQMKKFGADAVLMSGSGPTVFGLIQHDSRMNRVYNGLRGFCDQVFAVRMMGNRHTLD, via the coding sequence TTGAAGCTTTTGGTGAAGGCACCAGCTAAAATTAACTTATCGTTGGATGTATTGAGTAAAAGGCCGGATGGCTATCATGAGGTAGAAATGATCATGACAACCATTGACCTTGCAGACAGAATTGAACTTATTCTGGAAGAGAAGGATTCCATAAAGATAAATTCCCTTAATCGATTTGTACCCGATGACCAAAGGAATCTTGCTTATCAAGCAGCAAATCTATTAAAGAAAAAGTTTAATGTTAAAAAGGGAGTTACGATTAAAATTGAAAAGAACATCCCGGTTGCAGCAGGACTTGCAGGGGGAAGCAGCGATGCTGCAGCAGTATTGAGGGGTCTAAACAAGCTGTGGGACCTTCAATTGACCCTTGATGAGCTTGCTGAGATTGGAGCGGAAATCGGCTCTGATGTGAGCTTTTGTGTATATGGGGGCACGGCCCTCGCAACTGGCAGAGGAGAAATGATTAAGGAAATCCCTGCTCCGCCTATTTGCTGGGTAGTGTTGGCCAAGCCCTTTATAGGCGTGTCTACAGCGGATATTTACAAAAAGTTGAATGTCTCGCAAATTAATCACCCTGATACTGAAGGTATGATTGAGTGCATTCGCACAGGCGATTATGAAGCAATGTGCAATAATGTCGGGAATGTACTAGAAGATGTAACGTTAAATCTGTATCCTGAGGTGGCTCAAATAAAGGACCAGATGAAAAAGTTCGGGGCAGATGCAGTATTGATGAGCGGCAGCGGTCCGACTGTCTTTGGATTAATCCAGCATGATTCAAGAATGAACCGTGTATATAATGGATTAAGAGGTTTTTGCGACCAAGTATTTGCAGTCCGCATGATGGGGAATCGTCATACCCTTGATTAA
- the purR gene encoding pur operon repressor, whose translation MKFRRSERLIDMTNYLLEHPRQLVSLSYFSERYGSAKSSISEDLAIIKETFEERGIGILQTLPGAAGGVKYHAKVNEEEAKAFIEELCQLIMKPDRLLPGGYLYMTDILGDTALVQRVGKIFASAFAETNIDVVMTVATKGIPLAYAVASFLNVPVVMVRRDSKVTEGSTVSINYVSGSSKRIQTMVLSKRSLEQGSNVLIVDDFMKAGGTVNGMISLLDEFNANVAGIAVLIEAEEAEERLVDDYLSLVKLSGVDVKEKKISVEVGNFFDKNQ comes from the coding sequence ATGAAATTTCGTCGTAGTGAACGTTTAATAGACATGACGAATTATTTATTAGAGCATCCAAGGCAATTAGTTTCCTTATCTTATTTTTCCGAAAGGTATGGTTCTGCTAAATCTTCCATCAGTGAAGACTTAGCGATAATAAAAGAAACCTTTGAGGAAAGAGGAATAGGGATTCTGCAAACATTGCCAGGTGCTGCAGGTGGCGTGAAATATCACGCTAAAGTTAATGAAGAGGAAGCAAAAGCATTCATAGAGGAGCTCTGTCAATTAATAATGAAACCTGACAGGCTGCTTCCCGGTGGATATCTTTATATGACAGATATTCTAGGAGATACGGCTCTTGTACAAAGGGTAGGGAAAATCTTTGCGTCTGCTTTTGCTGAAACAAATATTGATGTTGTCATGACAGTGGCAACAAAAGGGATCCCGCTTGCCTATGCTGTTGCTTCATTCTTGAATGTTCCAGTTGTGATGGTAAGAAGGGACAGTAAAGTAACGGAAGGATCAACAGTGAGCATTAATTATGTATCAGGCTCATCCAAGCGGATTCAAACGATGGTTCTTTCAAAACGAAGCTTAGAGCAAGGCTCCAACGTACTTATTGTCGATGATTTCATGAAGGCAGGCGGCACAGTGAATGGCATGATCAGCCTATTGGATGAATTTAATGCTAACGTTGCCGGTATTGCCGTCTTGATTGAGGCGGAAGAAGCGGAGGAAAGGCTTGTTGATGATTATTTGTCATTGGTAAAACTTTCTGGTGTGGATGTTAAAGAAAAGAAAATATCTGTTGAAGTTGGAAATTTTTTTGATAAGAACCAATAG
- a CDS encoding RidA family protein — protein sequence MKIVQTNDAPAAIGPYSQGIIVNNMFYSSGQIPLTAEGELVTGDVQEQTHQVFKNLAAVLKEANASFETVVKATVFIKNMDDFAAINEVYGQYFNVHKPARSCVEVARLPKDVLVEMEVIALSK from the coding sequence ATGAAAATTGTACAAACAAATGATGCGCCAGCAGCAATTGGTCCATATTCTCAAGGAATTATTGTCAATAACATGTTCTACAGCTCCGGCCAAATCCCTTTGACTGCAGAAGGAGAATTAGTTACTGGTGACGTACAGGAACAAACACACCAAGTATTTAAAAATCTTGCAGCGGTACTGAAAGAAGCAAATGCTTCTTTTGAAACTGTCGTGAAAGCTACTGTTTTCATTAAAAACATGGATGACTTTGCAGCAATTAATGAAGTGTACGGTCAATATTTTAATGTACATAAACCAGCACGTTCTTGTGTAGAAGTAGCAAGATTGCCTAAAGATGTACTAGTTGAAATGGAAGTAATCGCATTAAGTAAGTAA
- the spoVG gene encoding septation regulator SpoVG produces the protein MEVTDVRLRRVNTDGRMRAIASITLDNEFVVHDIRVIDGNNGLFVAMPSKRTPDGEFRDIAHPINSGTRGKIQEAVLTEYHRLGELEVEFEEAGAS, from the coding sequence ATGGAAGTAACTGACGTAAGACTACGCCGAGTCAATACGGATGGACGAATGAGAGCCATTGCCTCTATTACTCTAGATAATGAGTTTGTTGTTCACGATATTAGGGTCATTGACGGAAATAACGGTTTATTTGTCGCAATGCCTAGCAAACGGACACCAGATGGTGAATTTAGGGATATTGCTCATCCGATTAACTCCGGGACAAGAGGTAAAATCCAGGAAGCTGTTTTAACAGAGTACCACCGTTTAGGTGAATTAGAAGTTGAATTTGAAGAAGCTGGTGCTTCCTAA
- the glmU gene encoding bifunctional UDP-N-acetylglucosamine diphosphorylase/glucosamine-1-phosphate N-acetyltransferase GlmU, whose protein sequence is MINRYAVILAAGQGTRMKSKLYKVLHPVCGKPMVQHVVDQVSKLQMERIVTVIGHGSDQVKAQLGDKISYAYQAEQLGTAHAVMQAKEFLQDKEGVTVVVCGDTPLITSETLEALCSYHLEVSAKATVLTAVADDPTGYGRIVRNDIGEVEKIVEHKDASDDEKKIVEINTGTYCFDNAALFEALNNVTNENAQGEYYLPDVIEIFKKQGEIVSAYKTEDFNETIGVNDRIALAEAERLLKKRVNEAHMRNGVTIVDPSNTYIGTDVTIGNDTVILPGTIISGQTAIASDCVIGPNTEISNCVIGENTEIRQSAAFDSKIGSNVNIGPFAHIRPASAIGDDVKIGNFVEIKKAEFGDRSKASHLSYIGDATVGSDVNIGCGTITVNYDGENKFLTTIEDGAFIGCNSNLIAPVKVGKGAYVAAGSTITDDVPADALSIARARQVNKDEYVKKSKQD, encoded by the coding sequence ATGATAAATCGATACGCAGTGATTTTGGCCGCAGGACAAGGAACAAGAATGAAGTCTAAGCTATATAAAGTGCTTCATCCAGTTTGCGGCAAGCCGATGGTGCAGCATGTAGTCGATCAAGTATCAAAGCTTCAAATGGAGCGTATTGTAACTGTTATAGGCCACGGTTCGGATCAAGTTAAAGCACAGCTTGGAGATAAAATCAGTTATGCTTATCAGGCTGAACAGTTAGGAACTGCACACGCAGTTATGCAGGCTAAGGAGTTTCTTCAAGATAAAGAAGGAGTCACAGTCGTTGTTTGCGGCGATACACCTTTGATTACATCGGAGACGTTAGAGGCTCTTTGCAGTTATCATTTAGAAGTTTCCGCTAAAGCAACAGTATTGACTGCAGTTGCAGACGACCCGACAGGTTATGGACGGATTGTACGGAACGATATTGGTGAAGTTGAAAAAATTGTTGAACATAAAGATGCTTCGGATGACGAAAAGAAAATTGTCGAAATAAATACTGGTACGTACTGTTTTGATAATGCAGCTCTGTTTGAGGCATTGAATAATGTCACAAATGAAAATGCTCAAGGGGAGTACTATTTGCCTGATGTCATTGAGATTTTCAAAAAACAAGGTGAAATAGTATCTGCATATAAGACAGAGGACTTTAATGAGACGATTGGCGTGAATGACCGGATTGCATTGGCTGAAGCTGAAAGACTCCTTAAGAAACGTGTCAATGAAGCTCATATGCGCAATGGTGTCACGATTGTAGATCCATCAAATACTTATATCGGCACAGATGTTACGATTGGAAATGATACGGTCATCTTGCCAGGCACAATAATTTCAGGGCAAACAGCTATTGCTTCCGATTGTGTTATTGGACCAAATACGGAAATAAGCAATTGTGTTATTGGAGAAAATACTGAAATCAGGCAATCTGCTGCATTTGACAGCAAAATTGGTTCGAATGTAAATATTGGACCTTTCGCCCATATCCGTCCTGCCTCCGCTATAGGTGATGACGTGAAAATAGGTAATTTTGTTGAAATCAAAAAGGCGGAATTTGGGGACAGAAGCAAAGCTTCCCATTTAAGCTATATCGGTGATGCGACAGTTGGCAGTGATGTCAATATAGGCTGTGGTACGATAACAGTCAATTACGACGGCGAAAATAAGTTTTTGACAACCATAGAAGATGGTGCATTCATTGGCTGTAATTCCAATTTGATAGCACCAGTCAAAGTAGGCAAAGGAGCTTACGTTGCAGCTGGTTCTACTATTACAGATGATGTTCCAGCGGATGCGTTATCCATTGCACGGGCCCGACAAGTTAATAAAGATGAGTACGTGAAAAAGTCAAAGCAAGATTGA
- a CDS encoding ribose-phosphate diphosphokinase produces the protein MLVKNTDPNLKVFTLNSNPALAAEIAKTIGVELGKCSVTRFSDGEIQINIEESIRGCDVYIIQSTSSPVNEHIMELLIMIDALKRASAKTINLVIPYYGYARQDRKARAREPITAKLVANLLETAGATRVITLDLHAPQIQGFFDIPIDHLMGVPILGEYFSKREFDGDIVIVSPDHGGVTRARKLAERLKAPIAIIDKRRPKPNVAEVMNIVGNIEGKIAILIDDIIDTAGTITLGANALAENGAKEVYACCTHPVLSGPAMERIKNSKIKELVVTNSIELPEEKLTDNVIQLSVAELLGEAIIRVHSDQSVSYLFD, from the coding sequence ATGCTAGTTAAAAATACAGATCCAAACTTAAAGGTATTTACCTTAAATTCCAATCCGGCGTTGGCAGCGGAAATTGCCAAAACAATCGGCGTAGAACTAGGTAAGTGCTCTGTTACACGTTTCAGTGATGGAGAAATTCAAATCAATATTGAAGAGAGCATTCGTGGTTGTGATGTTTATATTATTCAATCAACAAGTTCTCCTGTAAATGAGCACATCATGGAGCTTCTTATCATGATTGATGCTTTAAAACGCGCTTCTGCTAAAACAATTAACTTGGTAATACCTTACTATGGTTATGCACGTCAAGATCGTAAAGCTCGTGCACGTGAACCAATTACAGCTAAGCTGGTAGCGAATCTGTTGGAAACTGCAGGAGCTACTCGTGTTATAACGTTAGACTTGCATGCACCGCAAATTCAAGGATTCTTCGATATTCCTATCGATCACTTGATGGGTGTGCCAATTTTAGGGGAATATTTCAGCAAAAGGGAATTCGACGGCGATATTGTCATCGTATCACCAGACCATGGCGGTGTAACAAGAGCTCGTAAGCTTGCAGAGCGTCTTAAAGCACCAATTGCTATCATTGATAAACGACGTCCTAAACCGAATGTGGCTGAAGTCATGAACATCGTCGGAAATATCGAAGGAAAAATTGCTATTCTTATTGACGACATCATTGATACTGCTGGCACAATTACTCTTGGAGCAAATGCTCTTGCTGAGAATGGAGCGAAGGAAGTGTACGCTTGCTGTACACACCCTGTTCTGTCTGGACCTGCCATGGAAAGAATTAAGAATTCAAAAATAAAAGAGCTTGTAGTTACAAACTCTATTGAGCTTCCAGAAGAAAAGCTTACAGATAACGTAATTCAACTTTCTGTAGCAGAATTGCTTGGAGAAGCAATAATCAGAGTTCATTCCGATCAGTCAGTAAGCTATCTTTTTGATTAA
- a CDS encoding 50S ribosomal protein L25/general stress protein Ctc, giving the protein MSATLQAKKRTVSKHSVLTDLRTKGDIPGVVYGSKVDSTSITLNEANFLKVLKDVGRNGVISLDVDGDKHNVVLNEYHSDPIKRTILHVDFLAVDLSKEITATVRINLTGESSGVKDGGVLQQALHEVEVTAKPNDIPAAIDIDISSLQVGETLSISDIKGYDNLEINHEADETIASILPPRQEEEISTGEQQDGGIPENVEGRETTVEETD; this is encoded by the coding sequence ATGAGTGCAACATTACAAGCAAAAAAGCGTACGGTTTCTAAGCATTCGGTGTTAACGGATTTAAGGACTAAAGGAGACATTCCAGGCGTGGTTTATGGTTCCAAAGTGGACAGCACATCTATTACGCTAAATGAAGCGAACTTTTTAAAAGTATTGAAGGATGTTGGACGCAATGGAGTTATTTCCTTGGATGTCGATGGTGATAAGCACAATGTTGTGCTGAACGAATATCATTCTGATCCGATTAAACGAACAATTCTACATGTTGACTTTTTAGCGGTTGATTTATCAAAAGAAATAACTGCAACAGTCAGAATCAATCTTACTGGCGAATCAAGCGGCGTAAAGGATGGCGGCGTTCTGCAGCAGGCGCTGCATGAAGTCGAAGTAACAGCAAAGCCTAACGATATTCCTGCTGCTATTGATATTGATATCAGCAGCCTGCAGGTTGGCGAAACGCTATCTATCTCTGATATTAAAGGATATGACAATCTGGAAATTAACCATGAGGCAGATGAAACCATTGCTTCCATACTTCCTCCAAGACAAGAGGAAGAAATAAGCACTGGTGAGCAGCAAGATGGTGGAATTCCAGAAAATGTAGAAGGCAGAGAAACGACTGTTGAGGAAACAGATTAA
- the pth gene encoding aminoacyl-tRNA hydrolase: MKLVVGLGNPGKQYEKTRHNIGFEVIDYISKEYGIPLDKSKFKGQYGIGMINGEKAVLLKPLTYMNLSGESIRPIMDYYDIKTEDIVVIYDDLDLPVGKIRLRQKGSSGGHNGIKSTIAHTGTEKFNRIRVGIDRPQNGMKVTDYVLGRFTKEEQEALEIIVKKCSDACEQWMKEPFLQVMNIYNIQ; this comes from the coding sequence ATGAAATTGGTAGTAGGCTTGGGCAACCCAGGAAAGCAATACGAAAAAACAAGGCATAATATTGGCTTTGAAGTTATAGATTATATATCTAAAGAGTATGGAATCCCTTTGGATAAATCTAAATTCAAGGGACAATATGGCATCGGGATGATTAATGGAGAAAAGGCAGTACTGTTAAAGCCGCTGACGTACATGAACTTGTCTGGGGAATCCATCCGCCCAATCATGGACTATTATGATATTAAAACAGAGGATATCGTTGTAATATACGACGATTTAGATTTGCCAGTCGGCAAAATAAGATTGCGACAAAAAGGAAGCTCTGGCGGACATAATGGGATTAAATCGACGATTGCCCATACAGGCACTGAAAAATTTAATCGTATTCGTGTCGGAATTGACAGGCCCCAGAATGGGATGAAAGTGACAGATTATGTTTTAGGAAGATTTACGAAGGAAGAGCAAGAGGCTTTGGAAATCATTGTGAAGAAATGTTCTGATGCTTGTGAACAGTGGATGAAAGAACCATTCCTGCAAGTGATGAATATATATAATATCCAGTAA
- a CDS encoding anti-sigma-F factor Fin family protein: MAIHYNCRHCGVKIGSIEAKSVETSRLGFDILTEQERAEMINYSGSGDIHIKSICEDCQESLAKNPGYYETDYLIH; this comes from the coding sequence ATGGCTATACATTATAATTGCCGTCATTGTGGAGTAAAGATAGGAAGTATTGAAGCGAAGTCTGTTGAAACTTCCCGGCTGGGCTTTGATATCTTGACAGAACAAGAAAGAGCAGAGATGATAAATTACAGCGGGTCAGGCGATATTCATATCAAGTCCATTTGTGAGGATTGCCAAGAATCATTAGCTAAAAATCCAGGTTATTATGAAACCGATTATTTGATTCATTAA